Proteins encoded together in one Drosophila albomicans strain 15112-1751.03 chromosome 2R, ASM965048v2, whole genome shotgun sequence window:
- the LOC117574193 gene encoding mitochondrial dicarboxylate carrier-like isoform X2 translates to MATEKYSRWYFGGLASTMAASLTHPLDTLKVNLQTQQAKMSILELVLIIFRQRGLLGFYRGISASVMRQLTYSMSRFGAYEIGKDYVNTETFAGKVGLAGVCGVLGGVIGAPADMINVRMQHDVKLPPEKRRNTYLATSTHLMA, encoded by the exons ATGGCCACAGAAAAATATTCACGCTGGTATTTTGGAGGTCTAGCATCTACGATGGCCGCTAGCTTAACGCATCCCTTGGATACGCTTAAAGTCAACTTGCAAACACAACAGGCGAAAATGTCAATTTTAGAACTTGTTTTAATCATCTTTAGACAGCGTGGATTGTTGGGATTTTACAGAGGTATTTCGGCCTCAGTAATGCGACAATTGACGTATTCTATGTCGCGCTTTGGCGCCTACGAGATTGGTAAGGACTATGTGAACACCGAAACATTTGCCGGCAAGGTTGGACTGGCTGGAGTATGTGGCGTGCTTGGTGGTGTTATTGGCGCTCCCGCAGATATGATTAACGTGCGTATGCAGCATGATGTTAAATTGCCGCCAGAAAAGCGCAGAAA TACTTACCTAGCTACAAGCACGCATTTGATGGCTTGA
- the LOC117575180 gene encoding uncharacterized protein LOC117575180: MKHQQVVVDYWTMFKTSGLCILLAISGFIFLKMVQTIFWLPNHLKRNQERLEAIAKQYGKDMDEDERAEIEKIFNSDGPLTEEKLNKLLENTKDEPKKEQ, encoded by the exons atGAAGCATCAGCAGGTTGTTGTGGACTATTGGACTATGTTCAAAACATCGGGACTCTGCATATTGCTGGCCATCTCTGGGTTTATATTCCTCAA AATGGTGCAAACTATTTTCTGGCTGCCCAATCATCTCAAGCGCAATCAGGAACGTCTCGAAGCCATTGCCAAGCAATACGGCAAGGACATGGATGAGGACGAGCGAGCTGAAATCGAAAAGATCTTCAATAGCGACGGACCTCTCACCGAGGAGAAACTCAATAAGTTGCTGGAGAACACTAAAGATGAACCCAAGAAGGAACAGTAG
- the LOC117574193 gene encoding mitochondrial dicarboxylate carrier-like isoform X1, producing the protein MATEKYSRWYFGGLASTMAASLTHPLDTLKVNLQTQQAKMSILELVLIIFRQRGLLGFYRGISASVMRQLTYSMSRFGAYEIGKDYVNTETFAGKVGLAGVCGVLGGVIGAPADMINVRMQHDVKLPPEKRRNYKHAFDGLTKAYRQEGIRRLFTGATIAAFRGGLITIGQLAFYDQIKSLMLSSSHFNDNSVTHFTASLLAGITATTLTQPVDVLKTRIMNAKPGDFTGLMDIIRYTAELGPKGFFRGYVPALVRIVPLTILTFMFLEQLRLHFGYEKIKPIVYKY; encoded by the exons ATGGCCACAGAAAAATATTCACGCTGGTATTTTGGAGGTCTAGCATCTACGATGGCCGCTAGCTTAACGCATCCCTTGGATACGCTTAAAGTCAACTTGCAAACACAACAGGCGAAAATGTCAATTTTAGAACTTGTTTTAATCATCTTTAGACAGCGTGGATTGTTGGGATTTTACAGAGGTATTTCGGCCTCAGTAATGCGACAATTGACGTATTCTATGTCGCGCTTTGGCGCCTACGAGATTGGTAAGGACTATGTGAACACCGAAACATTTGCCGGCAAGGTTGGACTGGCTGGAGTATGTGGCGTGCTTGGTGGTGTTATTGGCGCTCCCGCAGATATGATTAACGTGCGTATGCAGCATGATGTTAAATTGCCGCCAGAAAAGCGCAGAAA CTACAAGCACGCATTTGATGGCTTGACAAAGGCGTATCGTCAGGAAGGTATTCGTAGGCTCTTCACAGGCGCAACTATTGCTGCTTTTAGAGGTGGTCTCATAACCATTGGTCAGTTGGCATTTTATGATCAGATCAAGTCGCTTATGTTGAGCTCTTCCCACTTTAATGACAACTCGGTAACGCATTTTACTGCCTCGCTACTCGCTGGCATTAcggcaacaacattaacacaGCCCGTAGATGTGCTGAAGACGCGTATAATGAATGCCAAGCCCGGAGACTTCACAGGCTTGATGGACATTATACGATATACAGCTGAGCTGGGCCCGAAAGGCTTCTTTAGGGGCTATGTGCCGGCTCTTGTTCGAATTGTACCGCTCACGATTCTAACATTCATGTTCTTGGAGCAGCTGCGTCTGCATTTCGGCTACGAAAAGATCAAGCCAATTGTTTACAAATACTGA
- the LOC117575178 gene encoding uncharacterized protein LOC117575178 isoform X3: protein MLGNSFWPILLVASCSLAHAYPALLPYIYNPSNAGRLDKRSDVNFPQIEDDVVELDQLRNEQQPAVAKRQHDGSTVRTTTTTKESVEKVIAAPESSSKEQVAVLNQGLPDLERQLEVATPLMSMSTTTTTSTSATTTTAAFKDESERSQLEEPKTNPHAKTAQSLLRNPSGQYSSFDMAQYVFWTGDETGVARAVEELIDENLITRESALKFLRDIRLGIEFLQRSYANRIFPEELRQNHLKRSAPSTTASTTTSTTSTTTSTTTEKPLPYIHLDNDGDGVTPEIGRTKALDSFTFWNKLKALESETPQDLTDYDDTMGRAKIVEYLYNEYSLEEILYKLAKVMFAQSLAHGSDEAQQELQKLTEFLEREGNLGVIPVDLQKKVLRVLLTALSDTLTEHPELLPAARVNLANPYFRLPMHTPSQ, encoded by the exons ATGCTTGGGAATAGCTTTTGGCCCATTCTCCTTGTGGCCAGCTGCAGCCTGGCGCACGCTTACCCCGCCCTCTTGCCCTACATCTACA ATCCATCGAATGCTGGTCGCCTGGATAAGCGCAGCGATGTGAACTTTCCGCAGATTGAGGACGATGTCGTTGAACTGGATCAGTTGAGGAATGAACAACAGCCTGCGGTGGCAAAGAGACAACACGATGGCAGCACTGTTCGcaccacaaccacaactaaGGAGAGCGTGGAGAAAGTAATCGCTGCACCAGAATCGAGCAGCAAGGAGCAAGTGGCTGTCTTAAATCAAGGCCTGCCCGACTTGGAGCGTCAACTGGAGGTGGCCACGCCattgatgtcgatgtcgaccACCACGACAACGAGCACATCGGCCACCACAACAACGGCGGCATTCAAGGATGAGAGCGAACGTTCGCAGTTGGAGGAGCCAAAGACGAATCCGCATGCCAAG ACTGCTCAGAGTCTGCTGCGCAATCCCAGTGGACAGTATTCGTCCTTCGACATGGCTCAGTATGTGTTCTGGACCGGCGATGAGACTGGCGTGGCCAGAGCAGTTGAGGAACTAATCGACGAGAATTTG ATTACACGAGAGAGTGCTCTGAAGTTCTTGCGCGACATACGTCTAGGCATTGAGTTCTTGCAGCGCTCCTATGCCAATCGTATTTTCCCCGAGGAGCTGCGTCAGAATCACTTGAAACGCAGTGCTCCGAGTACCACAGCgagcacaacaacatcgacTACAAGCACAACCACGAGCACGACCACTGAGAAGCCCTTGCCCTACATTCACTTGGATAACGATGGTGATGGGGTGACGCCAGAGATTGGACGCACCAAGGCGTTGGATAGCTTCACTTTCTGGAACAAGCTGAAGGCACTGGAGAGCGAGACTCCACAGGATCTGACCGACTATGATGATACCATGGGCAGGGCCAAGATCGTTGAGTATTTGTACAACGAGTACAGCTTAGAGGAAATACTTTACAAGTTGGCCAAG GTGATGTTCGCTCAGTCGCTGGCTCATGGCTCAGACGAGGCTCAACAGGAGCTGCAGAAGTTGACCGAATTCCTGGAGCGTGAAGGCAATTTAGGAGTTATTCCTGTCGACTTGCAGAAGAAGGTTTTGa GGGTTCTGCTTACTGCTTTGTCGGACACCTTGACCGAGCATCCGGAGCTGTTGCCTGCTGCGCGTGTTAACTTGGCCAATCCATACTTTAGGCTTCCAATGCATACTCCCAGCCAatag
- the LOC117575178 gene encoding mucin-5AC isoform X1 produces MLGNSFWPILLVASCSLAHAYPALLPYIYNPSNAGRLDKRSDVNFPQIEDDVVELDQLRNEQQPAVAKRQHDGSTVRTTTTTKESVEKVIAAPESSSKEQVAVLNQGLPDLERQLEVATPLMSMSTTTTTSTSATTTTAAFKDESERSQLEEPKTNPHAKCISTKPPKNQQAFYGAARLAFGQNPEVLPTSSTSTTTTTASTSTSTSTTTTTTTPPPAPSTIAVEATAAVVPAAPMAPKSEVVEPVVDVAGEPAENGESAPSAAVEVKPPAAHHNHDINKETIGDILIDQLESVAKTTERRSSSGSSGSMPHLTAKTAQSLLRNPSGQYSSFDMAQYVFWTGDETGVARAVEELIDENLITRESALKFLRDIRLGIEFLQRSYANRIFPEELRQNHLKRSAPSTTASTTTSTTSTTTSTTTEKPLPYIHLDNDGDGVTPEIGRTKALDSFTFWNKLKALESETPQDLTDYDDTMGRAKIVEYLYNEYSLEEILYKLAKVMFAQSLAHGSDEAQQELQKLTEFLEREGNLGVIPVDLQKKVLRVLLTALSDTLTEHPELLPAARVNLANPYFRLPMHTPSQ; encoded by the exons ATGCTTGGGAATAGCTTTTGGCCCATTCTCCTTGTGGCCAGCTGCAGCCTGGCGCACGCTTACCCCGCCCTCTTGCCCTACATCTACA ATCCATCGAATGCTGGTCGCCTGGATAAGCGCAGCGATGTGAACTTTCCGCAGATTGAGGACGATGTCGTTGAACTGGATCAGTTGAGGAATGAACAACAGCCTGCGGTGGCAAAGAGACAACACGATGGCAGCACTGTTCGcaccacaaccacaactaaGGAGAGCGTGGAGAAAGTAATCGCTGCACCAGAATCGAGCAGCAAGGAGCAAGTGGCTGTCTTAAATCAAGGCCTGCCCGACTTGGAGCGTCAACTGGAGGTGGCCACGCCattgatgtcgatgtcgaccACCACGACAACGAGCACATCGGCCACCACAACAACGGCGGCATTCAAGGATGAGAGCGAACGTTCGCAGTTGGAGGAGCCAAAGACGAATCCGCATGCCAAG TGTATATCCACGAAACCACCCAAAAATCAACAGGCTTTCTACGGTGCAGCTCGACTAGCTTTTGGCCAGAATCCAGAGGTGTTACCAACATCCTCTACATCCACCACAACCACCAcagcatccacatccacatcgacatcgacaacaaccacaacaacaacaccaccaccAGCTCCATCAACGATCGCAGTTGAAGCCACCGCAGCTGTTGTGCCCGCTGCTCCCATGGCACCCAAGAGCGAAGTTGTGGAGCCCGTTGTGGATGTGGCCGGAGAGCCAGCGGAGAATGGAGAGAGTGCTCCCAGTGCAGCTGTGGAAGTGAAGCCACCAGCGGCTCATCATAATCACGATATCAACAAGGAGACCATCGGCGACATTCTAATCGATCAGCTCGAATCGGTTGCCAAGACAACTGAGCGACGTTCCAGCTCCGGCTCCAGCGGCAGCATGCCACATCTGACGGCCAAG ACTGCTCAGAGTCTGCTGCGCAATCCCAGTGGACAGTATTCGTCCTTCGACATGGCTCAGTATGTGTTCTGGACCGGCGATGAGACTGGCGTGGCCAGAGCAGTTGAGGAACTAATCGACGAGAATTTG ATTACACGAGAGAGTGCTCTGAAGTTCTTGCGCGACATACGTCTAGGCATTGAGTTCTTGCAGCGCTCCTATGCCAATCGTATTTTCCCCGAGGAGCTGCGTCAGAATCACTTGAAACGCAGTGCTCCGAGTACCACAGCgagcacaacaacatcgacTACAAGCACAACCACGAGCACGACCACTGAGAAGCCCTTGCCCTACATTCACTTGGATAACGATGGTGATGGGGTGACGCCAGAGATTGGACGCACCAAGGCGTTGGATAGCTTCACTTTCTGGAACAAGCTGAAGGCACTGGAGAGCGAGACTCCACAGGATCTGACCGACTATGATGATACCATGGGCAGGGCCAAGATCGTTGAGTATTTGTACAACGAGTACAGCTTAGAGGAAATACTTTACAAGTTGGCCAAG GTGATGTTCGCTCAGTCGCTGGCTCATGGCTCAGACGAGGCTCAACAGGAGCTGCAGAAGTTGACCGAATTCCTGGAGCGTGAAGGCAATTTAGGAGTTATTCCTGTCGACTTGCAGAAGAAGGTTTTGa GGGTTCTGCTTACTGCTTTGTCGGACACCTTGACCGAGCATCCGGAGCTGTTGCCTGCTGCGCGTGTTAACTTGGCCAATCCATACTTTAGGCTTCCAATGCATACTCCCAGCCAatag
- the LOC117575181 gene encoding 28S ribosomal protein S21, mitochondrial: MRHVQFLARTVMVQNNNIEEACRVLNRILGKEEIFDQFRRTRFYEKPYQVRRRVNFEKCKAIYNEDMNRKIQFVLRKNRVDPFPGCS; encoded by the exons atGAGGCACGTTCAATTTCTAGCCCGCACTGTGATGgtgcaaaacaataacataGAGGAGGCGTGTCGGGTGCTCAATCGTATTCTGGGCAAAGAAGAAATATTTGACCAATTTCGGCGCACGCGTTTCTATGAGAAGCCCTACCAG GTGCGCCGTCGCGTCAATTTTGAAAAGTGCAAAGCCATTTATAACGAGGACATGAACCGCAAGATTCAATTTGTACTCAGGAAAAATCGTGTGGATCCCTTTCCCGGCTGCAgttaa
- the LOC117574192 gene encoding lipase 3 encodes MKRLILMLSVLGVVLAARPISDCGERIEDDGYPMERHTVETSDNYYLTMHRIPYSPKTGNTANRPVAFLMHGMLSSSSDWVLMGPEKSLAYILSDAGYDVWMGNARGNTYSKSHRYWPTLWQIFWNFSWHEIGIYDVPAMIDYVLKVTGEKQVQYVGHSQGTTVYLVMMSEKPAYNDKIKSAHLLGPAAYMGNMKSPLTRAFAPILGQPNAMVELVGSMEFMPSNKFKQDMGIAMCQATSPYAEMCANEVFLIGGYDSEQLDYELLEHIKATSPAGASVNQNLHFCQEHNSGKFRKFDYSAIRNPYEYGSLTPPNYKLANAKAPVLLYYGANDWMCDVGDVRKLRDELPNMKLDYLVPFEKWAHLDFIWGTEAKKYVYDEVLKQMKTYA; translated from the exons atgaAGCGACTCATCTTAATGCTTAGCGTCCTCGGCGTTGTCTTGGCCGCCAGACCCATCTCCGATTGC GGTGAACGCATTGAGGACGATGGCTATCCCATGGAACGACACACGGTGGAGACCAGCGACAACTACTATCTAACCATGCATCGCATTCCCTATTCCCCCAAGACCGGCAACACCGCCAATCGTCCCGTTGCCTTCCTCATGCACGGCATGCTCAGCTCCAGCTCCGATTGGGTGCTAATGGGTCCCGAGAAGTCGTTGGCTTACATCCTCTCCGACGCTGGCTACGATGTGTGGATGGGCAATGCTCGTGGCAACACTTACTCCAAGTCTCATAGGTATTGGCCCACTTTGTGGCAGATCTTCTGGAACTTCAGCTGGCATGAGATTGGCATCTACGATGTGCCCGCTATGATTGACTATGTGCTGAAGGTGACGGGCGAGAAACAGGTGCAGTATGTGGGTCACTCCCAAGGCACCACTGTCTACCTGGTCATGATGTCTGAGAAGCCCGCCTACAATGACAAGATCAAGTCTGCCCATTTGCTGGGACCTGCTGCCTACATGGGCAACATGAAGAGCCCGCTGACACGCGCCTTTGCTCCCATTCTGGGTCAACCCAATGCCATGGTTGAGCTGGTTGGCTCAATGGAGTTTATGCCCAGCAATAAGTTCAAGCAGGACATGGGCATTGCCATGTGTCAGGCTACTTCCCCTTACGCTGAGATGTGCGCCAACGAGGTCTTCTTGATTGGTGGCTACGATTCCGAGCAGCTGGACTAT GAACTTTTGGAGCACATTAAGGCCACTTCTCCCGCTGGAGCTTCGGTTAATCAGAATCTGCATTTCTGCCAAGAGCACAACTCTGGCAAATTCCGCAAATTCGACTACTCGGCCATTCGCAATCCCTATGAATACGGCAGCTTGACGCCTCCCAACTATAAGCTGGCCAATGCCAAGGCTCCTGTTTTGCTTTACTACGGTGCCAACGATTGGATGTGCGATGTGGGTGATGTGCGTAAGCTGCGCGATGAGTTGCCCAACATGAAACTGGATTATTTGGTGCCCTTCGAGAAATGGGCTCATTTGGATTTCATTTGGGGCACCGAGGCCAAGAAATACGTCTACGATGAGGTATTGAAGCAAATGAAAACCTACGCATAG
- the LOC117575178 gene encoding uncharacterized protein LOC117575178 isoform X2, translated as MLGNSFWPILLVASCSLAHAYPALLPYIYNPSNAGRLDKRSDVNFPQIEDDVVELDQLRNEQQPAVAKRQHDGSTVRTTTTTKESVEKVIAAPESSSKEQVAVLNQGLPDLERQLEVATPLMSMSTTTTTSTSATTTTAAFKDESERSQLEEPKTNPHAKAFYGAARLAFGQNPEVLPTSSTSTTTTTASTSTSTSTTTTTTTPPPAPSTIAVEATAAVVPAAPMAPKSEVVEPVVDVAGEPAENGESAPSAAVEVKPPAAHHNHDINKETIGDILIDQLESVAKTTERRSSSGSSGSMPHLTAKTAQSLLRNPSGQYSSFDMAQYVFWTGDETGVARAVEELIDENLITRESALKFLRDIRLGIEFLQRSYANRIFPEELRQNHLKRSAPSTTASTTTSTTSTTTSTTTEKPLPYIHLDNDGDGVTPEIGRTKALDSFTFWNKLKALESETPQDLTDYDDTMGRAKIVEYLYNEYSLEEILYKLAKVMFAQSLAHGSDEAQQELQKLTEFLEREGNLGVIPVDLQKKVLRVLLTALSDTLTEHPELLPAARVNLANPYFRLPMHTPSQ; from the exons ATGCTTGGGAATAGCTTTTGGCCCATTCTCCTTGTGGCCAGCTGCAGCCTGGCGCACGCTTACCCCGCCCTCTTGCCCTACATCTACA ATCCATCGAATGCTGGTCGCCTGGATAAGCGCAGCGATGTGAACTTTCCGCAGATTGAGGACGATGTCGTTGAACTGGATCAGTTGAGGAATGAACAACAGCCTGCGGTGGCAAAGAGACAACACGATGGCAGCACTGTTCGcaccacaaccacaactaaGGAGAGCGTGGAGAAAGTAATCGCTGCACCAGAATCGAGCAGCAAGGAGCAAGTGGCTGTCTTAAATCAAGGCCTGCCCGACTTGGAGCGTCAACTGGAGGTGGCCACGCCattgatgtcgatgtcgaccACCACGACAACGAGCACATCGGCCACCACAACAACGGCGGCATTCAAGGATGAGAGCGAACGTTCGCAGTTGGAGGAGCCAAAGACGAATCCGCATGCCAAG GCTTTCTACGGTGCAGCTCGACTAGCTTTTGGCCAGAATCCAGAGGTGTTACCAACATCCTCTACATCCACCACAACCACCAcagcatccacatccacatcgacatcgacaacaaccacaacaacaacaccaccaccAGCTCCATCAACGATCGCAGTTGAAGCCACCGCAGCTGTTGTGCCCGCTGCTCCCATGGCACCCAAGAGCGAAGTTGTGGAGCCCGTTGTGGATGTGGCCGGAGAGCCAGCGGAGAATGGAGAGAGTGCTCCCAGTGCAGCTGTGGAAGTGAAGCCACCAGCGGCTCATCATAATCACGATATCAACAAGGAGACCATCGGCGACATTCTAATCGATCAGCTCGAATCGGTTGCCAAGACAACTGAGCGACGTTCCAGCTCCGGCTCCAGCGGCAGCATGCCACATCTGACGGCCAAG ACTGCTCAGAGTCTGCTGCGCAATCCCAGTGGACAGTATTCGTCCTTCGACATGGCTCAGTATGTGTTCTGGACCGGCGATGAGACTGGCGTGGCCAGAGCAGTTGAGGAACTAATCGACGAGAATTTG ATTACACGAGAGAGTGCTCTGAAGTTCTTGCGCGACATACGTCTAGGCATTGAGTTCTTGCAGCGCTCCTATGCCAATCGTATTTTCCCCGAGGAGCTGCGTCAGAATCACTTGAAACGCAGTGCTCCGAGTACCACAGCgagcacaacaacatcgacTACAAGCACAACCACGAGCACGACCACTGAGAAGCCCTTGCCCTACATTCACTTGGATAACGATGGTGATGGGGTGACGCCAGAGATTGGACGCACCAAGGCGTTGGATAGCTTCACTTTCTGGAACAAGCTGAAGGCACTGGAGAGCGAGACTCCACAGGATCTGACCGACTATGATGATACCATGGGCAGGGCCAAGATCGTTGAGTATTTGTACAACGAGTACAGCTTAGAGGAAATACTTTACAAGTTGGCCAAG GTGATGTTCGCTCAGTCGCTGGCTCATGGCTCAGACGAGGCTCAACAGGAGCTGCAGAAGTTGACCGAATTCCTGGAGCGTGAAGGCAATTTAGGAGTTATTCCTGTCGACTTGCAGAAGAAGGTTTTGa GGGTTCTGCTTACTGCTTTGTCGGACACCTTGACCGAGCATCCGGAGCTGTTGCCTGCTGCGCGTGTTAACTTGGCCAATCCATACTTTAGGCTTCCAATGCATACTCCCAGCCAatag
- the LOC117574197 gene encoding uncharacterized protein LOC117574197, protein MACALYCLALLLLTVILVAAEEDAKITLLKFEKVMEDDVDFESHVEMIKQDDGTAIINGEFKQHVSLDNDWKINITLYHAHKPDEEYKKSPERLHTGVCEFMSTFYKKFFYEKLKDYSNAPHPDTCPLPPEHYHLKDYPYETPKIKKMMRNGYYRMFGRLQKEDHVKIEYLVEFLVE, encoded by the exons ATGGCCTGTGCTCTTTATTGTCTCGCACTGTTGCTCTTGACTGTCATCCTTGTGGCAGCTGAAGAGGATGCCAAGATAACTTTACTCAAGTTCGAAAAGGTCATGGAGGACGATGTGGACTTCGAAAGTCATGTGGAAATGATCAAACAGGATGACGGCACTGCGATTATCAATGGCGAGTTCAAGCAGCACGTCAGTCTGGACAATGATTGGAAG ATAAACATCACACTTTATCATGCCCACAAACCCGATGAAGAGTACAAGAAATCTCCGGAAAGACTGCACACAGGCGTGTGCGAATTTATGTCTACCTTCTACAAGAAGTTCTTCTACGAGAAGCTAAAAGACTACTCGAATGCACCGCATCCGGATACCTGTCCCTTGCCACCAGAACATTATCACCTCAAGGACTATCCCTATGAGACGCCCAAGATCAAGAAGATGATGCGCAATGGCTACTATCGCATGTTTGGACGCCTGCAAAAGGAAGATCATGTGAAGATCGAGTACTTGGTCGAGTTCCTTGTGGAATAG